A genomic stretch from Engraulis encrasicolus isolate BLACKSEA-1 chromosome 10, IST_EnEncr_1.0, whole genome shotgun sequence includes:
- the LOC134456772 gene encoding zinc finger protein 484-like — protein MDEDLHRRSSQLAMNMTDIKEEDIYDFLPEHLSVDTKDSHTWTPISKEEPHLSHDFEGEKSHGMQFSGHEITFTIQLSTPSQQGISLKVIKEEDIYDFLPEHLYRTKEEDNETDTSNVKEEVLDMKRETASSPMEHNAAMAPIGEHQAPHNNTDQYQCPTCGKGFALKANLNKHKRTHTGERPYQCATCGKGLASKKSLIIHQRIHTGERPYHCATCGKGFKHKCDVIKHQRSHTGEWPYQCATCGKGLASKNSLIIHQRIHTGERPYQCATCGKGFKHKCDVIKHQRSHTGEWPYQCATCGKGLASKNSLIIHQRIHTGERPYQCATCGKGFKHKCDVIAHQRTHTVERPYQCTTCGKGFKQNCDLITHERIHTGERPYQCATCGKGFTRAGDLNRHQKIHTDYK, from the exons ATGGATGAGGATCTTCATAGACGCTCATCACAACTCGCAATGAACATGACTGACATAAAGGAAGAAGACATCTATGACTTTCTACCAGAGCATTTGTCTGTAGACACGAAAGATAGTCATACTTGGACACCAATTAGCAAAGAAGAACCACATTTGTCACATGATTTCGAAGGAGAGAAGTCTCATGGCATGCAATTTAGTGGTCATGAGATCACTTTTACAATTCAGCTATCAACCCCATCACAACAGGGAATATCTTTGAAGGTGATTAAAGAAGAAGACATTTATGATTTCCTCCCAGAGCATTTGTACAGAACAAAGGAGGAAGACAATGAAACTGACACATCGAATGTGAAAGAAGAAGTTCTGGACATGAAAAGGGAAACAGCGTCTTCTCCAATGGAACATAATGCAGCCATGGCCCCAATAG gTGAACACCAGGCACCTCATAATAATACAGACCAATACCAGTGTCCcacatgtgggaaaggatttGCACTAAAGGCTAATCTCAACAAGCATAAGAGAAcccacactggagaaaggccttaccagtgtgcaacATGTGGAAAAGGCCTTGCATCGAAAAAGAGCCTCATCAtccaccagagaatccatacaggggaaaggccttaccattgtgctacatgtggaaaaggctttaaacATAAATGTGATGTCATTAAACATCAGAGAAGCCATACTGGAGAATggccttaccagtgtgcaacATGTGGAAAAGGTCTTGCATCGAAAAATAGCCTCATCAtccaccagagaatccatacaggagaaaggccttaccagtgtgctacatgtggaaaaggctttaaacATAAATGTGATGTCATTAAACATCAGAGAAGCCATACTGGAGAATggccttaccagtgtgcaacATGTGGAAAAGGCCTTGCATCGAAAAATAGCCTCATCAtccaccagagaatccatacagGAGAAagaccttaccagtgtgctacatgtggaaaaggctttaaacATAAATGTGATGTCATTgcccatcagagaacccatactgtagaaaggccttaccagtgtactacatgtggaaaaggctttaaacAGAATTGTGATCTCATCACGCATGAGAGAATTcatactggggaaaggccttaccagtgtgctacatgtggaaaaggctttacacgGGCAGGAGATCTCAACAGGCATCAGAAAATTCACACTGACTACAAGTAA